The following proteins come from a genomic window of Acidobacteriota bacterium:
- a CDS encoding M23 family metallopeptidase: MFKAGDTYTLIIAHSGREGARKYSVSVALTTVIGLLGGVLFLSFMFSTLHYWWMAERTVHVFDLESEVARMRQENAGLRAVSGKLTDKISSLEVTATRLKFLSETDDDGLGGAGGPTKVARPLLTLDHGDLLKRFRTLDGRRMTLESELRRLQDYYTTRSILQSALPTLMPVRGYPSGAYGYRNDPFTGKREFHPGVDISAPRGAKVVATSDGEVTQAGWHHGYGRLVTLRHRFGIVTRYGHLAETNVKVGQKVQRGDIVGYVGSTGRTTGVHLHYEIQLGGRPLNPVRFFR; encoded by the coding sequence GTGTTCAAAGCCGGCGACACTTACACGCTGATCATTGCTCATTCCGGGAGGGAGGGCGCCAGGAAGTATTCCGTCTCCGTGGCCCTGACCACCGTGATCGGTCTGCTCGGCGGCGTCCTGTTTCTCTCCTTCATGTTCTCCACGCTCCACTACTGGTGGATGGCGGAACGGACCGTCCACGTGTTCGATCTCGAGTCGGAGGTCGCCCGCATGCGGCAGGAAAATGCGGGTCTGAGAGCCGTCTCCGGAAAGTTGACCGACAAGATCTCCTCGCTGGAGGTGACCGCCACCCGGCTCAAGTTTCTCTCCGAGACCGATGACGACGGCCTGGGCGGCGCCGGTGGTCCCACGAAAGTGGCCCGCCCACTCCTGACCCTGGATCATGGAGACCTCTTGAAGCGTTTCCGGACCCTGGACGGGCGGCGGATGACTCTGGAGAGCGAGTTGCGCCGGCTGCAGGACTACTACACGACTCGCAGCATCCTTCAGTCCGCCCTGCCCACGCTGATGCCGGTGCGGGGGTATCCGTCGGGCGCATACGGCTACCGGAACGACCCCTTCACCGGAAAGAGGGAATTCCATCCCGGAGTCGACATTTCGGCTCCCCGCGGCGCCAAGGTCGTGGCCACCAGCGACGGCGAGGTGACCCAAGCCGGTTGGCACCACGGGTACGGCCGGTTGGTCACGCTCCGCCACCGTTTCGGCATCGTGACTCGCTATGGCCATCTGGCCGAGACCAATGTCAAGGTCGGGCAGAAGGTCCAGCGGGGCGACATCGTCGGATACGTCGGTTCCACGGGCCGCACCACCGGCGTGCATCTCCACTACGAAATCCAGTTGGGCGGCCGCCCGCTGAATCCTGTCCGGTTTTTTCGGTAG